A region from the Acyrthosiphon pisum isolate AL4f chromosome A1, pea_aphid_22Mar2018_4r6ur, whole genome shotgun sequence genome encodes:
- the LOC100570753 gene encoding uncharacterized protein LOC100570753 → MEAWVLFFFIFSFFSILANHSCQVPPNRSNESLSPIIILPAPSRISYESLHYPVPMDQQYQVMPLVINTGKIPLINHAVQASLQYFAPLNNDNRRAPIYDSVQYSTDRDERLQLRRNPNTSILYSNDEQTENRPTYRGYGNDNNHPPAATATVYSETRIDGPPYSYGYKIIDDHVGDSNDRYDAPTIVDGDRPTSYNKLSDPDETDGVFEHKIGPGAGPRAVANGRKPGESDDRRDGGPDNIPRALKPIVIKTESNTTKTELKKYYKKVTNPETPVKEAKQNGKLTTINPAQR, encoded by the exons ATGGAAGCTTGG gttttgtttttttttatcttctccTTTTTCTCTATACTCGCGAACCATTCTTGCCAAGTGCCACCCAACCGTAGTAACGAATCCTTAAGCCCCATCATCATACTGCCAGCCCCGTCCAGGATCTCGTACGAATCGCTTCACTACCCAGTGCCCATGGATCAACAGTATCAGGTAATGCCACTAGTGATAAACACCGGGAAAATACCCTTGATAAATCACGCGGTCCAAGCATCTCTTCAATACTTCGCACCCCTCAACAACGATAACCGGCGCGCACCGATTTACGACTCGGTACAATATTCGACGGATCGAGACGAACGTCTGCAACTACGACGTAACCCGAACACATCGATATTATATTCGAATGACGAGCAAACCGAAAATCGACCGACGTACCGCGGTTatggtaatgataataatcatcCGCCAGCCGCAACTGCTACAGTTTACTCGGAAACGCGTATCGATGGCCCGCCGTACAGTTACGGCTACAAAATAATCGACGACCACGTTGGCGATTCGAATGACCGATATGATGCACCGACGATAGTCGACGGTGACCGACCGACAAGCTATAACAAATTATCGGATCCAGACGAAACGGATGGAGTTTTTGAGCACAAGATCGGTCCGGGTGCCGGACCACGAGCAGTGGCCAACGGACGAAAACCGGGCGAATCCGACGACCGGCGGGATGGCGGACCAGACAATATTCCTAGGGCTTTAAAACCGATAGTTATTAAGACAGAGTCGAATACGACAAAAAccgaattgaaaaaatattacaagaagGTGACAAATCCGGAGACACCGGTCAAAGAGGCCAAACAAAATGGAAAATTGACAACGATAAATCCCGCACAACGGTGA
- the LOC100167758 gene encoding cuticle protein 21 has protein sequence MKVFIIFPLVVAMVSAEVVLTGAPAAYVASSFTSHGPVPWAYLQPYYQSAPLVAYTAYTAPEAKVVATAPAKIVTPTRTVPVAVGPAKLVAPAVPVAKVVQVVPAQFQPDPSYTFAYQVQDQITGDSKSQEETRQGDVVKGRYSLIEPDGTRRTVDYTADPTNGFNAYVQKSDVQQAVFVPSVSTDDVETIKVDTIEVEPVRYAPSGSKPLKNTLAVPETKTKTGY, from the exons ATGAAG gTATTCATCATTTTTCCCTTGGTAGTCGCCATGGTTTCAGCCGAAGTTGTCTTAACCGGCGCACCCGCGGCCTATGTTGCGTCTTCGTTCACATCACACGGACCAGTCCCTTGGGCTTATCTGCAACCATACTACCAATCAGCACCATTGGTGGCGTACACGGCATACACAGCACCAGAAGCCAAAGTTGTCGCCACTGCGCCGGCCAAAATTGTTACACCAACCAGAACCGTTCCCGTCGCCGTGGGCCCAGCTAAACTTGTCGCACCGGCTGTACCCGTCGCCAAAGTCGTACAAGTCGTACCCGCTCAATTTCAACCCGATCCATCGTACACGTTCGCATACCAAGTACAGGATCAGATAACCGGCGACTCCAAGAGCCAAGAAGAAACCCGTCAAGGAGATGTCGTCAAAGGCCGATACAGTTTGATCGAACCCGATGGCACCAGGAGAACCGTAGACTACACCGCTGACCCAACAAATGGATTCAATGCGTACGTACAGAAATCAGATGTGCAACAAGCCGTGTTCGTACCATCGGTATCAACAGACGATGTAGAAACTATCAAAGTAGATACCATTGAAGTTGAACCAGTCAGGTATGCGCCCTCGGGCTCAAAACCATTGAAGAATACGCTAGCTGTgcccgaaaccaaaaccaaaacagGTTATTGA
- the LOC115033738 gene encoding neurobeachin-like protein 1 codes for MMIDVVFMTNRYFIFAQVSDLCNDYRRSMNAEITESMNTFWAECYESYKNALDTRSKLVAESRKSFQALILEPFKIKKEEEESRIYLMENQKKAQRLLVRAKWRQIKGYLCGERGPWKSRLVYFSILFFFYLNRKLKYISSTLFITVIFSWYILITTLNKLCM; via the exons ATGATGATTGATGTGGTGTTTATGacgaatcgttattttatttttgcgcAGGTATCAGACCTTTGCAACGACTACCGACGGTCTATGAACGCCGAGATCACCGAGTCCATGAATACGTTTTGGGCTGAGTGCTATGAATCATACAAGAACGCATTGGACACAAGGAGTAAACTTGTAGCCGAAAGTCGAAAATCGTTTCAG gcgTTGATATTAGAGccttttaagattaaaaaagaagaagaagaatcaAGAATATATTTAATGGAAAATCAGAAAAAGGCTCAACGATTACTGGTTCGTGCTAAATGGAGACAGATTAAAGGATACCTGTGCGGAGAAAGAGGACCCTGGAAGTCAAGGttagtatatttttctatattattttttttttacttgaataggaaattaaaatatatttcttcgaCATTATTTATAACCGTTATATTCagttggtatattttaataacaacattaaacaaattatgtatgtag